A region of Dioscorea cayenensis subsp. rotundata cultivar TDr96_F1 chromosome 5, TDr96_F1_v2_PseudoChromosome.rev07_lg8_w22 25.fasta, whole genome shotgun sequence DNA encodes the following proteins:
- the LOC120260903 gene encoding GDSL esterase/lipase APG-like — MSCITMGGLAMKTVMLILFLSSVVVVVHGQALVPAIITFGDSVVDVGNNDYLHTIFKADYPPYGRDFVNHEPTGRFCNGKLATDITAETLGFTSYPPAYLSPQASGKNLLIGANFASAASGYYDKTAYFYHAIPLTQQVEYFKEYQSKLAQVAGSKKASSIISEALYLVSAGSSDFVQNYYINPYLNKVYSPDEFSSFLVSIFSTFIQTIYGLGARKIGVTSLPPLGCLPAAITLFGYGSNECVSRLNYDAQGFNKKLNAAATSLMKKYPKLKIVIFDIYQPLLDLATKPSDHGFFEARRGCCGTGTVETTVVLCNPKSVGTCPNATGYVFWDSVHPTESANQVLADALILQGIDLIS; from the exons ATGAGTTGCATAACAATGGGGGGGCTAGCCATGAAGACGGTGATGTTGATCTTGTTCTTGTCATCAGTTGTCGTTGTTGTGCATGGGCAGGCTTTGGTGCCGGCGATCATAACATTTGGGGACTCAGTTGTGGATGTGGGCAATAATGACTACCTTCACACCATATTCAAGGCTGACTACCCTCCTTATGGTAGAGACTTCGTCAACCATGAACCTACTGGCAGGTTCTGCAATGGCAAGTTGGCCACAGACATCACCG CTGAGACTTTGGGATTCACTAGTTATCCACCTGCTTATTTAAGTCCACAAGCTTCTGGGAAGAATCTTCTTATTGGTGCTAATTTTGCCTCTGCTGCTTCTGGCTATTATGATAAGACTGCTTACTTTTat CATGCCATCCCATTAACACAGCAAGTGGAGTACTTTAAAGAGTACCAATCAAAATTAGCACAGGTTGCAGGAAGTAAGAAAGCATCTTCCATCATCTCAGAAGCTTTGTATCTTGTGAGTGCCGGTAGTAGTGATTTTGTCCAAAACTATTACATCAACCCATACCTTAACAAGGTCTACTCACCTGATGAGTTCTCATCTTTTCTcgtctccatcttttccacctTTATTCAG accATTTATGGATTGGGAGCTAGAAAGATTGGAGTGACATCATTGCCGCCATTAGGATGTCTGCCGGCAGCGATAACGCTGTTCGGATACGGCAGCAATGAGTGTGTGTCAAGGCTCAACTATGACGCTCAAGGTTTCAACAAAAAGCTCAACGCTGCTGCCACCTCTCTTATGAAGAAGTACCCAAAGCTCAAGATTGTTATCTTTGATATCTATCAACCTCTCCTTGATCTCGCCACCAAGCCTTCTGATCATG GATTTTTTGAGGCAAGAAGAGGATGCTGTGGGACAGGGACAGTGGAGACAACTGTAGTGTTATGCAACCCGAAATCAGTGGGAACATGTCCAAATGCCACTGGATATGTATTCTGGGATAGTGTCCATCCAACGGAGTCTGCCAACCAAGTCCTCGCTGATGCCCTTATACTCCAGGGCATTGACTTAATCTCttaa
- the LOC120260904 gene encoding LOW QUALITY PROTEIN: uncharacterized protein LOC120260904 (The sequence of the model RefSeq protein was modified relative to this genomic sequence to represent the inferred CDS: deleted 1 base in 1 codon) codes for MDPCLLHLHPHLFLLLLGLLVIPLLPSNPNPNHRFATASSEVDDDPFSIVNLDLTWHDYSPPSPPPPPASPTPPSSSCEGDIGGVGSFDTLCQLKSSVNVTGDIYIKGNGSLVLLPGVLLSCPVAGCFILANLSGDVTIGKDGGIVAGAVILAANNMSMAEGSVVNTTALAGDPPPQTSGEPSGFNGDGGGHGGRGASCYVKKDQTPEDSWGGDAYSWSSLAKPDCFGSKGGSTSQEKDYGGGGGGRIWLEIKDVLEIDGVVCADGGEGGSHGGGGSGGSIYITASKLKGNGKVSASGGNGVAGGGGGRVSIDIFSRHDDPKFFVHGEIWSSGCPNNNGAAGTLYDAIPRSLTVSNHNLTTQTDTLLLEFPYQPLWTNVFVTNCAKVVVPLLWSRVQVQGQLSLLCGGIFSFGLTHYPYSEFELMAEELLMSDSVIRVFGALRMSVKMLLMWNSKILINGGGDSLVSTSLLEASNLIVLKESSVIRSTANLGVHGQGLLNLSGPGDLIEAQRLILSLFYSINVGPGSVLRGPLINASRDEMSPKLNCELEDCPMELVSPPEDCNVNSSLAFTLQICRVEDIDVAGLIQGTVIHFHRARTVVVQSSGIISASGLGCRGGVGRGGVLSSGLGGGGGHGGKGGRGYFNGTYVDGGIAYGNAKLPCELGSGSSNEDLSVSTAGGGIIVMGSQEHALSSLSIYGSVEADGESFGELTRRLGGYFYNFLMGGPGGGSGGTILLFLHTMSLGDSSILSSVGGFGSHNGGGGGGGGRIHFHWSDIPTGDEYFPVASVKGKITTRGGLGMDQGSAGENGTVTGKDCPKGLYGTFCKECPLGTYKNITGSDENYCYQCPSYELPRRAVYITVRGGVAGTPCPYKCVSERYHMPHCYTALEELIYTFGGPWLFGLLLTGLLVLLALVLSVARMKFVGNDELPGPAPTQHGSQIDHSFPFLESLNEVLETNRAEESQSHVHRMYFMGPNTFSEPWHLPHSPPEQITEIVYEDAFNRFVDEINALAAYQWWEGSIYSILCVLAYPLAWSWQQWRRRKKLQRLREFVRSEYDHACLRSCRSRALYEGLKVAATPDLMLAYVDFFLGGDEKRPDLPPRLHQRFPMCLVFGGDGSYMAPFFLHSDNVLTSLMSQSVQPTIWYRLVAGLNAQLRLVRRGQLKVTFLPVLSWLETHANQALITHGVCVDLAWFQATSCGYCQLGLVVYAVGESEPTTVVDGVSTRLLSVKQPSRTFNIHEDNLGNLRNREAVVRKQISGGVLDSQSLRMLEDKRNVWYPFSLILHNTKPVGRQDLVGLVISMLLLADFSLVLLTLLQLYSFSMVDVFLVLFVLPLGLLSPFPAGINALFSHGPRRSAGLARVYALWNISSLINVVMAFICGFVHYKMSSSRKHQSSQPWSLGTDESGWWLFPSGLVLCKCIQARLVDWHVANLEIQDRSLYSNDPNLFWQS; via the exons ATGGATCCATGTCTCCTTCATCTCCATCCCCATctctttctcctcctccttgGCCTCCTTGTCATCCCTTTGCTTccctcaaaccctaaccctaaccacCGCTTTGCGACCGCTTCGTCGGAGGTGGACGATGACCCCTTCTCGATCGTGAATCTTGATCTGACGTGGCATGATTACTCGCCGCCATCGCCACCGCCCCCGCCGGCGTCACCTACTCCGCCGTCATCTTCCTGCGAGGGGGACATCGGGGGGGTTGGCTCCTTTGATACCCTTTGCCAGCTCAAATCCAGTGTGAACGTTACTGGAGATATCTATATCAAGGGCAACGGTAGCCTTGTGCTTCTCCCTGGCGTCCTGCTCAGCTGCCCTGTTGCTGGGTGCTTTATCCTCGCTAACCTCTCTGGTGATGTTACTATTGGGAAGGATGGAGGGATTGTTGCTGGTGCGGTTATTTTGGCGGCTAATAACATGAGTATGGCTGAGGGGTCTGTGGTGAACACCACGGCGCTTGCGGGTGATCCTCCGCCACAGACCAGTGGTGAGCCGTCTGGGTTTAATGGAGATGGCGGGGGACATGGAGGCCGTGGGGCGAGTTGCTATGTGAAGAAGGACCAGACACCGGAGGATTCGTGGGGTGGTGATGCCTATTCTTGGTCGAGCTTGGCGAAACCTGATTGCTTTGGTAGTAAAGGTGGTTCGACTAGCCAGGAGAAGGACTATGGTGGTGGTGGGGGTGGCAGGATTTGGTTGGAGATTAAAGACGTCTTAGAGATTGATGGGGTTGTTTGCGCTGATGGAGGTGAAGGTGGTTCCCATGGAGGAGGAGGTTCTGGAGGGAGCATCTACATTACAGCTTCAAAATT GAAAGGAAATGGCAAGGTTAGTGCTTCAGGTGGCAATGGTGTAGCTGGAGGAGGTGGTGGTCGAGTTTCTATTGACATTTTCAGCCGGCATGATGATCCAAAATTTTTTGTTCATGGTGAGATTT GGAGTTCTGGCTGTCCAAATAACAATGGTGCTGCAGGGACTCTCTATGATGCGATCCCTCGAAGCCTGACTGTTAGCAACCACAACTTGACAACTCAGACTGATACTCTTCTTTTAGAATTTCCTTATCAACCTCTTTGGACCAATGTTTTTGTGACAAATTGTGCTAAAGTGGTGGTTCCCTTACTTTGGAGTCGAGTACAG GTCCAAGGACAGCTTAGCCTGCTGTGTGGTGGCATATTTAGTTTTGGGCTGACTCATTATCCATACTCGGAGTTTGAGCTCATGGCTGAAGAACTGCTAATGAGTGACTCAGTAATCAGG GTATTTGGGGCTTTGCGAATGTCTGTAAAGATGCTTCTGATGTGGAACTCCAAAATTCTTATTAATGGGGGTGGGGATTCATTAGTGTCGACATCCTTGCTTGAAGCCAGTAATTTAATAGTTCTTAAG GAATCATCAGTGATACGTTCTACTGCAAACCTCGGGGTTCATGGACAAGGCCTATTAAATTTATCTGGACCTGGAGATCTGATTGAAGCTCAGCGTCTAATTCTGTCACTGTTTTACAGCATCAAT GTTGGTCCTGGGTCTGTTTTGCGTGGTCCTTTGATTAATGCTTCTAGGGATGAAAT GTCTCCAAAGCTCAACTGTGAACTCGAAGATTGCCCAATGGAGTTGGTTAGTCCCCCAGAAGATTGCAATGTGAATTCTTCTCTAGCTTTTACCCTCCAG ATCTGTCGTGTTGAGGATATTGATGTTGCAGGCCTTATTCAAGGAACAGTCATTCATTTCCATCGAGCGAGAACTGTTGTTGTCCAGTCTTCTGGAATAATTAGTGCATCAGGCTTAG GCTGCAGGGGTGGGGTCGGCCGAGGAGGCGTTTTAAGCAGTGGtcttggtggtggtggtgggcatGGTGGCAAAGGTGGGCGTGGTTATTTCAATGGGACCTATGTTGATGGTGGCATTGCATATGGTAATGCTAAATTGCCATGTGAGCTTGGAAGCGGTAGTAGTAATGAAGACTTATCTGTTTCGACTGCTGGTGGGGGTATCATAG TGATGGGTTCACAGGAGCACGCGTTATCAAGTTTGTCTATTTATGGCTCAGTTGAGGCTGATGGTGAAAGTTTTGGAGAATTAACTAGAAGGCTTGGAGGTTACTTCTATAATTTCTTAATGGGGGGGCCTGGCGGTGGCTCTGGTGGtacaattcttctttttctacacACTATGTCCCTTGGTGACTCTTCTATACTTTCAAGTGTTGGGGGGTTTGGTAGCCacaatggtggtggtggtggaggtggcGGAAGGATTCACTTTCATTGGTCAGACATTCCAACAGGTGATGAATATTTTCCAGTTGCAAGTGTGAAGGGAAAGATAACTACAAG GGGAGGTTTGGGCATGGATCAAGGTTCTGCTGGGGAAAATGGAACAGTTACTGGAAAAGATTGCCCCAAAGGGCTTTATGGAACCTTTTGCAAG GAATGCCCACTAGGAACATATAAGAATATCACTGGATCTGATGAGAACTACTGTTACCAGTGCCCTTCTTATGAGCTTCCTCGCCGTGCTGTGTATATTACTGTTCGAG GTGGTGTTGCTGGAACGCCATGTCCTTATAAATGTGTATCTGAAAGATATCATATGCCACACTGCTATACAGCTCTCGAAGAATTGATATACACTTTTGGTGGCCCATGGCTGTTTGGTCTTCTTCTTACTGGGCTGCTTGTCTTGTTGGCTCTAGTGTTAAGTGTTGCACGGATGAAATTTGTTGGTAATGATGAACTTCCTGGTCCTGCGCCAACCCAACATGGATCTCAAATTGATCACTCCTTCCCATTTTTGGAGTCGCTGAATGAG GTTTTGGAAACAAATAGAGCGGAGGAATCCCAAAGCCATGTTCATAGAATGTATTTCATGGGGCCTAACACTTTCAGTGAACCTTGGCATCTTCCCCATTCTCCTCCAGAGCAGATAACAGAGATAGT GTATGAGGATGCGTTCAATAGATTTGTTGATGAGATAAATGCCCTAGCAGCTTATCAATGGTGGGAGGGTTCAATCTACAGCATTCTTTGTGTGCTTGCATATCCTCTTGCATGGTCTTGGCAGCAGTGGCGTAGGAGAAAGAAATTACAGCGACTGCGTGAATTTGTTCGGTCAGAGTATGACCATGCATGCTTACGATCATGTCGTTCACGAGCTCTTTACGAGGGACTTAAG GTGGCTGCAACCCCAGATTTGATGCTAGCCTATGTGGACTTTTTCCTTGGTGGGGATGAAAAGCGACCAGATCTTCCTCCTCGCCTGCACCAGAGGTTCCCTATGTGCTTAGTTTTTGGTGGTGATGGAAGTTACATGGCGCCCTTTTTCCTTCACAGTGATAATGTCCTCACTAGCCTCATGAGTCAG TCTGTACAACCAACCATATGGTACCGGCTTGTGGCTGGGCTGAATGCACAATTGAGGCTAGTTCGTCGTGGCCAGCTGAAAGTTACATTTTTGCCTGTTCTGAGCTGGCTTGAGACTCATGCAAATCAAGCTTTGATCACACATGGAGTGTGTGTTGATCTTGCCTGGTTTCAGGCCACTTCGTGTGGTTATTGTCAGCTTGGACTTGTTGTGTATGCTGTGGGAGAATCGGAGCCTACAACTGTTGTTGATGGTGTTTCTACGAGATTATTAAGTGTCAAACAACCTTCTCG TACATTTAACATTCATGAAGATAATCTGGGGAATTTGAGGAACAGGGAAGCTGTTGTTCGGAAACAAATAAGTGGTGGTGTTTTAGATAGTCAAAGTTTGCGAATGCTTGAAGACAAGAGAAATGTATGGTACCCATTTTCACTTATACTGCACAATACTAAACCTGTTGGACGCCAG GATCTTGTTGGGCTGGTCATCTCAATGTTACTACTGGCAGATTTTAGCTTGGTTCTGCTTACTTTACTTCAATTGTATTCTTTTTCCATGGTGGATGTCTTCTTAGTTTTG TTCGTCCTTCCTTTGGGTCTACTTTCTCCATTTCCTGCTGGAATCAATGCCCTTTTCAGTCATGGACCTCGACGATCAGCAGGACTTGCTCGTGTGTATGCGTTGTGGAACATTTCTTCCTTGATTAATGTT GTTATGGCCTTTATATGTGGGTTTGTACACTACAAGATGTCATCTAGTCGGAAGCATCAAAGTTCTCAGCCATGGAGTTTGGGCAC GGACGAGAGTGGATGGTGGCTGTTTCCTTCTGGCCTAGTGCTGTGTAAATGCATTCAGGCACGTCTTGTCGACTGGCATGTTGCTAACTTGGAGATCCAAGACCGTTCTTTGTATAGCAATGACCCAAACTTATTCTGGCAGTCGTAA